A genomic stretch from Actinomadura rubteroloni includes:
- a CDS encoding DHA2 family efflux MFS transporter permease subunit, with protein MSDRPPAAPEVQADPKRFTALAVILIAAFMDLLDATIVNVAVPSIQRNLDAGYSALQWTIAAYGLALAVLLITGGRLGDIYGRKRVFLVGMAAFTVSSLACGLAGSPETLIVARLAAGAAAGLMIPQVLAIIHVGFPPQEIGKVIGLYGSITGLAAVLGPVLGGFLVQIDLFGLGWRSVFLVNVPVGVFALVAAARLVRESRSPVPLKADPVGMLLASTGVGLLTYALIEGRARHWPAWSIGAIAAAVVILGVLVAHQVARRRRGGDPLVALGLFRAPGFAAGLLVMLIFTLVISGFAVVWTLFMQSGMGWSPIHAGLTALPYSFAVAVGATVAFKSFVPRLGRRTMMIGALVMASGLALFAGGMAWEGTSFNSLEQAPALLVVGFGMGLIVAPLTNAILSGVPPRDAGSATGLINTAGQLGGAIGVALVGLVFAPALGAPYDYPGHGQTALWWAVAGTAVVFALLFGLPANWMRRQD; from the coding sequence GTGAGCGACCGGCCGCCGGCCGCGCCGGAGGTCCAGGCCGACCCGAAGCGGTTCACCGCGCTGGCGGTGATCCTCATCGCGGCGTTCATGGACCTGCTGGACGCGACCATCGTCAACGTCGCGGTGCCGAGCATCCAGCGGAACCTCGACGCCGGGTACTCGGCCCTCCAGTGGACGATCGCCGCCTACGGCCTGGCCCTGGCGGTGCTGCTGATCACCGGCGGCAGGCTCGGCGACATCTACGGGCGCAAGCGCGTGTTCCTCGTCGGCATGGCGGCGTTCACGGTGAGCTCGCTGGCCTGCGGGCTGGCGGGCAGCCCGGAGACGCTGATCGTCGCGCGGCTGGCGGCGGGCGCGGCGGCGGGCCTGATGATCCCGCAGGTCCTCGCGATCATCCATGTCGGGTTCCCGCCGCAGGAGATCGGCAAGGTGATCGGCCTCTACGGGTCGATCACCGGCCTGGCCGCCGTGCTCGGGCCGGTCCTCGGCGGGTTCCTGGTCCAGATCGACCTGTTCGGCCTCGGCTGGCGCTCGGTGTTCCTGGTGAACGTGCCGGTGGGCGTCTTCGCGCTCGTCGCGGCGGCCAGGCTGGTGCGGGAGTCGAGGTCGCCGGTGCCGCTCAAGGCGGACCCGGTCGGCATGCTGCTGGCCAGCACGGGCGTCGGCCTGCTCACCTACGCGCTGATCGAGGGCCGGGCGCGGCACTGGCCGGCCTGGTCGATCGGGGCGATCGCCGCCGCCGTGGTGATCCTCGGCGTGCTCGTCGCGCACCAGGTGGCGCGGCGGCGGCGCGGCGGCGACCCGCTGGTGGCGCTCGGCCTGTTCCGGGCGCCGGGGTTCGCGGCGGGGCTGCTGGTGATGCTGATCTTCACCCTGGTGATCTCGGGCTTCGCCGTGGTGTGGACGCTGTTCATGCAGAGCGGCATGGGCTGGTCGCCGATCCACGCGGGCCTGACGGCGCTGCCCTACTCGTTCGCGGTGGCGGTCGGGGCGACGGTGGCGTTCAAGTCCTTCGTGCCCCGCCTGGGCCGGCGCACGATGATGATCGGCGCGCTGGTGATGGCGTCCGGGCTGGCCCTGTTCGCCGGGGGGATGGCCTGGGAGGGGACGTCGTTCAACTCGCTGGAGCAGGCGCCCGCCCTGCTGGTCGTCGGGTTCGGCATGGGCCTGATCGTGGCCCCGCTGACCAACGCGATCCTGTCCGGCGTGCCGCCCCGGGACGCGGGCTCGGCCACCGGACTGATCAACACGGCCGGGCAGCTCGGCGGCGCCATCGGCGTCGCGCTGGTCGGCCTGGTCTTCGCCCCCGCGCTCGGCGCGCCGTACGACTACCCGGGGCACGGCCAGACCGCCCTGTGGTGGGCGGTGGCGGGGACGGCCGTCGTATTCGCACTGCTGTTTGGGCTGCCCGCGAACTGGATGCGGCGGCAGGACTGA
- a CDS encoding tryptophan 7-halogenase has product MSSAEEFDVIVVGGGPGGSTLAALVAKQGHSVLVLEKEHFPRYQIGESLLPSTIHGVCRLTGAADALAKAGFPLKKGGTFRWGANPEPWTFSFAVSPQMAGPTSTAYQVERSKFDKILLDNARERGARVQEGCSVLDLLEDGDRVTGVRYTDDQGAERRATAKYVVDASGNKSRLHDKVGGKREYSEFFRNLALFGYFTGGKRLPEPTRYNILCVAFESGWFWYIPLSDSLTSVGAVVRRDMAEKVQGDPETALNDLIAECPMIADFLSPAERVTTGQYGEIRVRKDYSYHQTEFWRPGLVLIGDAACFVDPVFSSGVHLATYSALLAARSINSVLGGVLDEETALREFEARYRREYGVFYEFLVSFYQTHQAEGSYFWAAKQLTQSARPELEAFVELVGGVSSGEAALGDAETLMKRLEQQSAEFGSAVGATGGDGGGWVPMMNSPVVRDAMVEGSKVQLQAMLGEDAEEEPPLFEGGLVPSADGLLWRKST; this is encoded by the coding sequence GTGAGTAGTGCCGAAGAGTTCGACGTCATCGTGGTCGGTGGCGGGCCCGGCGGTTCCACGCTGGCCGCCCTGGTCGCCAAGCAGGGACATTCGGTGCTGGTCCTGGAGAAGGAGCACTTCCCGCGGTACCAGATCGGCGAGTCGCTCCTGCCGTCGACGATCCACGGCGTCTGCCGCCTGACGGGCGCGGCGGACGCGCTGGCGAAGGCCGGCTTCCCGCTGAAGAAGGGCGGGACGTTCCGCTGGGGCGCGAACCCGGAGCCGTGGACGTTCTCGTTCGCGGTGTCCCCGCAGATGGCGGGACCGACCTCGACCGCCTACCAGGTCGAGCGGTCGAAGTTCGACAAGATCCTGCTCGACAACGCCCGCGAGCGCGGGGCGCGCGTCCAGGAGGGCTGCTCGGTCCTGGACCTGCTGGAGGACGGCGACCGCGTCACCGGCGTCCGGTACACCGACGACCAGGGCGCGGAGCGGCGGGCGACGGCGAAGTACGTGGTCGACGCGTCCGGCAACAAGAGCCGGCTCCACGACAAGGTGGGCGGCAAGCGCGAGTACTCCGAGTTCTTCCGCAACCTCGCCCTCTTCGGGTACTTCACCGGGGGCAAGCGGCTTCCCGAGCCGACGCGCTACAACATCCTCTGCGTCGCGTTCGAGAGCGGCTGGTTCTGGTACATCCCGCTGAGCGACTCGCTGACCAGCGTCGGCGCGGTCGTGCGGCGCGACATGGCCGAGAAGGTCCAGGGCGACCCCGAGACGGCGCTGAACGACCTGATCGCCGAGTGCCCGATGATCGCGGACTTCCTGTCCCCCGCCGAGCGGGTGACGACCGGCCAGTACGGCGAGATCCGCGTCCGCAAGGACTACTCCTACCACCAGACGGAGTTCTGGCGGCCGGGGCTCGTCCTCATCGGCGACGCGGCCTGCTTCGTGGACCCGGTCTTCTCGTCCGGGGTGCACCTGGCGACCTACAGCGCCCTGCTCGCCGCCCGGTCGATCAACAGCGTGCTCGGCGGCGTCCTGGACGAGGAGACGGCGCTGCGGGAGTTCGAGGCCCGCTACCGGCGCGAGTACGGGGTGTTCTACGAGTTCCTGGTGTCGTTCTACCAGACCCACCAGGCCGAGGGTTCCTACTTCTGGGCGGCCAAGCAGCTCACCCAGAGCGCCCGGCCGGAGCTGGAGGCGTTCGTGGAGCTGGTCGGCGGCGTCTCCTCGGGCGAGGCCGCCCTCGGCGACGCCGAGACCCTCATGAAGCGGCTGGAGCAGCAGTCGGCGGAGTTCGGCTCCGCCGTCGGCGCGACCGGCGGGGACGGCGGCGGCTGGGTGCCGATGATGAACTCCCCGGTCGTCCGGGACGCGATGGTCGAGGGCTCGAAGGTGCAGTTGCAGGCGATGCTCGGCGAGGACGCCGAGGAGGAGCCGCCGCTGTTCGAGGGCGGTCTCGTCCCGTCGGCGGACGGGCTGCTCTGGCGGAAGAGCACGTGA